AAAAAAAAGATTATGGAACTGATCTGCTGTAGAGTTTTCCTTCTAATGCTAGTTTGTACATTTCTGCTACATAGGGGTTCCTTGCAGGAGTTTCGGCGCCAAGTTCCACCAAACGTGCGTATACTCTAACTACATAGGCCAAAGCACCCATGAAAGCTACTACTACACCCATGTTAAACATCCAGTGGTTAGGTACTGAAAATATTTCTTCAACAAACCAAAAGTGCCACATTTCATTGATACCAATGGTGAACATGGTAGCTAAATAACCGATAATGGTTATCTTTAGACCCGTATTCATTGAATTGTTTGGCCCTCTTAAAGCTGGTACTCTCCTGTCATACATTGCAACAAATCCCCAACCTAGTGGGAGTGCAATAAAGTGACTGTATAACCACCAATGAGCTGGTGTAAATGCACTGTCTCTGATGGCTGTTTGATGCAATGATCCGTCAACAAAGTTGTCTACTTCTACTGATGCAGCAATAGACCCTAGCATAATGACCATTAAATAGATCTTTTTTAGCCTTTGGATTTCTACTTCCTTTGGAATTAATGCAGGCATTTGTGCCATTTTACTATCATTATGTCTTCGTCGATTAAATATATAAGATGTGAACTAAAATATTTATAAATAATACTAGATATTGATGTAATATTATATGATTATTAGACTATTAATTAATTAATTAACTAAAATTCTGATGTTTTATCATAATTGCCAAGCTTATCTTCAATGATTATCATTAGTGATAATT
This Candidatus Nitrosocosmicus oleophilus DNA region includes the following protein-coding sequences:
- a CDS encoding methane monooxygenase/ammonia monooxygenase subunit C is translated as MAQMPALIPKEVEIQRLKKIYLMVIMLGSIAASVEVDNFVDGSLHQTAIRDSAFTPAHWWLYSHFIALPLGWGFVAMYDRRVPALRGPNNSMNTGLKITIIGYLATMFTIGINEMWHFWFVEEIFSVPNHWMFNMGVVVAFMGALAYVVRVYARLVELGAETPARNPYVAEMYKLALEGKLYSRSVP